In one window of Malassezia japonica chromosome 9, complete sequence DNA:
- the POM33 gene encoding Transmembrane nucleoporin (TransMembrane:4 (i5-23o29-49i70-91o147-169i); COG:S; EggNog:ENOG503P07M), whose amino-acid sequence MVRHFLTFFAGVRYLLTVATFSWNGYDLWYRVAYFGAIISYGVVIYKSFGVPRTDKAYVQRALMDENVQYLVIAIYWCYIKPISITLIPYITFSLFHLLTFTRTTILPATQGSETSSSSGLSKTIQTWVKDNYDRAMRFVSYAEVVIFVRVLVGAILFRNSLLAPLLYAHFLRLRFYMSSFTRAAFQHVRSELDSLTQNPSCPPVVRKGYLMLTDLVTRYASTVLSINKDQPATRPTPQSSTPADPTKVKTR is encoded by the exons ATGGTGC GCCACTTTCTTACGTTCTTTGCGGGCGTCCGCTACCTTTTGACGGTGGCCACCTTCTCGTGGAACGGGTACGACCTGTGGTACCGCGTTGCGTACTTTGGCGCGATCATCAGCTACGGCGTGGTGATCTACAAGAGCTttggcgtgccgcgcacggatAAGGCATatgtgcagcgtgcgctcatGGACGAGAATGTCCAGTACCTGGTGATTGCTATTTACTGGTGCTACATCAAGCCGATTTCGA TCACCCTGATTCCCTACATCACCTTCTCGCTTTTCCATCTCCTGACCTTTACGCGCACGACGATCCTTCCTGCGACGCAGGGCTCGGAGACGTCAAGCAGCAGCGGCCTGTCCAAGACCATCCAGACCTGGGTGAAGGACAACTACGaccgcgcgatgcgcttcGTGTCCTACGCCGAGGTGGTCATCTTTGTGCGCGTGCTCGTTGGCGCCATCCTCTTCCGCAACTCGCTGCTTGCACCCTTGCTCTACGCGCACTTTTTGCGCCTGCGCTTCTACATGAGCAGCTtcacgcgcgccgctttcCAGCACGTCCGCTCCGAGCTGGACTCTTTGACACAGAACCCCTCGTGCCCGCCCGTGGTGCGCAAGGGCTATCTGATGCTTACGGACCTTGTGACGCGCTACGCGAGCACGGTCCTCAGCATCAACAAGGACCagcccgcgacgcgcccgacgccgcagtcgagcacgccggccgaccCGACGAAGGTCAAGACCCGCTAA
- a CDS encoding uncharacterized protein (EggNog:ENOG503P3U4; TransMembrane:1 (i33-51o)) has protein sequence MSLPHLYSDLQGKLMDRGLWTQVRTRLAARSRVTNLGVTLLTLALVISLLFNMRPAPRAPAPPAPQMLGINCPERYRNVRSVMPVLPGHGKLKLTHLVIVAGHAIWKGKESASVDEDSNWFLEDYQRGGSVNTFVEHIMRGVSIAANDSSSLLVFSGGQTRDQAWMTEGESYMRLALSLPQVLPTWPASALAATASKSAFQPLMTAAGESAGAAESAAQPAQDVDTAPKLSQMRMTTENYALDSFENLLFSIARFREYTGQYPAKVTVVGYKFKEKRFRELHARALRWQLHKPASDGSSRFTYVGIDDASRANTTDHDNAYDLFNRDLYGCHHRLLEKRKKRNSARRLPPYTSTASEIAGLLDWCPADNSALQGLYPYWLPWDPRVNNGMGRGAQYVMEQNGGHIQQEEILPDGKKIVT, from the exons ATGTCCCTGCCCCATTTGTACTCGGATCTACAAGGCAAACTGATGGATCGTGGGCTATGGACTCAGGTGcggacgcgcctcgcggcccGGTCACGGGTGACGAACCTGGGCGTGACGCTGCTGACCCTGGCCCTCGTTATCTCCCTCCTGTTCAACAtgcgccctgcgcctcgtgcccCGGCGCCCCCGGCGCCACAGATGCTTGGAATCAACTGCCCGGAGCGGTATAGGAATGTGCGCAGTGTTATGCCGGTCCTTCCGGGCCACGGCAAACTCAAGCTGACGCACCTGGTCATCGTCGCGGGCCACGCGATTTGGAAGGGCAAGGAAAGCGCATCCGTCGACGAAGACAGCAACTGGTTCCTCGAGGATTACCAGAGGGGTGGCAGCGTCAACACGTTCGTGGAACACATCATGCGAGG CGTCTCGATTGCAGCAAACGATAGCAGCAGCCTGCTAGTGTTCAGCGGTGGCCAGACGCGCGACCAGGCATGGATGACCGAGGGCGAGTCGTAcatgcgcctcgctctcTCCCTTCCCCAGGTCCTCCCGACGTGGCCTGCGAGCGCACTCGCAGCGACCGCGTCCAAGTCGGCCTTCCAGCCCCTGATGACTGCTGCGGGCGaaagcgcaggcgcggcagagagcgccgcgcagccggcgcaggATGTCGATACCGCACCGAAACTCTCGCAAATGCGCATGACGACGGAAAACTATGCGCTGGACAGCTTCGAGAACCTCTTGTTCAGTATCGCCCGCTTCCGCGAGTACACCGGGCAGTACCCTGCCAAGGTGACCGTGGTGGGCTACAAGTTCAAGGAGAAGCGGttccgcgagctgcacgcgcgtgcgctgcgctggcAACTGCACAagccggcgagcgacggcagCAGCCGCTTTACATACGTCGGCATCGACGATGCGAGCCGCGCCAACACGACGGAT CACGACAACGCCTACGACTTGTTCAACCGTGACCTGTATGGATGCCACCATCGCCTGCTGGAGAAGCGCAAGAAGCGGAATAGTGCCCGCCGCCTCCCTCCTTATACAAGCACAGCGAGCGAGATTGCGGGACTGCTAGACTGGTGCCCGGCAGACAACTCCGCGCTCCAAGGCCTCTATCCCTACTGGCTTCCTTGGGACCCGCGTGTAAATAACGGCAtggggcgcggcgcacagtACGTGATGGAGCAAAACGGGGGGCACATCCAGCAAGAAGAAATCCTCCCCGATGGGAAAAAGATCGTTACGTGA
- the ALG3 gene encoding dolichyl-P-Man:Man5GlcNAc2-PP-dolichol alpha-1,3-mannosyltransferase (COG:G; COG:O; TransMembrane:10 (i22-43o78-98i110-130o150-172i179-205o211-232i239-256o276-297i318-338o344-362i); EggNog:ENOG503NW6D; CAZy:GT58), translated as MTADALPARATRMARKLLFSKAGYLPMTMLLLAADGLLTALIVQRVPYTEIDFTTYVGQARLFLNGERTYTRLDPVGGSGPCVYPAGHIYVYALLDYLSDGARNLLPAQVFFGALYLATFVVVAQLYRLANAPPILLAFLVLSKRLHSIYVLRLFNDPVAMFVLYASVYLLCKRQWRPACILYSLALSIKMNVLLFLPGLCVVLFRGQGAVGALFSLALIGAVQGVIGLPFLLHDAHAYAMAAFDFSRVFLFKWTVNWRFLGEALFLDPRTAKALLGVHLLLLLLFGLYTWTGLGTQGFSWIWRRWRGDRRLDLTPQYIILTLCTSNLIGVALARSLHYQFYSWYAHTLPLLVWASSLWLPLKYVTQLT; from the exons ATGACGGCggacgcgctgccggcgcgcgcgacgcggatgGCGCGCAAACTGCTCTTTTCCAAGGCGGGGTATCTGCCAATGACCATGCTGCTACTGGCTGCCGACGGGCTGCTCACTGCGCTCATTGTGCAGCGTGTGCCGTACACCGAGATCGACTTTACGACCTATGTGGGCCAAGCGCGTCTCTTTTTGAACGGCGAGCGGACGTATACGCGCCTGGATCCTGTCGGAGGCTCGGGGCCGTGTGTGTACCCGGCCGGGCATATCTATGTGTACGCGCTGCTGGATTACCTGAGCGATGGCGCGCGGAATCTGCTGCCGGCCCAAGTGTTCTTTGGGGCGTTGTACCTCGCGACGTTTgtggtcgtcgcgcagctgtACCGTCTTGCCAATGCGCCTCCGATCCTGCTTGCATTTTTGGTCCTCTCGAAGCGGCTGCACTCGATCTAtgtcctgcgcctctttaACGACCCGGTCGCGATGTTTGTGCTGTACGCGAGCGTGTACCTGCTGTGCAAGCGCCAGTGGCGCCCTGCGTGTATCCTGTACAG TCTCGCACTGAGCATTAAGATGAATGTGCTCCTTTTTCTCCCCGGCCTCTGTGTCGTGCTCTTTcgtggccaaggcgcggtCGGTGCACTGTTTTCGCTCGCACTCATCGGTGCGGTGCAAGGCGTGATTGGGCTTCCGTTTCTGCTGCACGATGCACACGCCTATGCGATGGCGGCCTTTGACTTTTCGCGCGTGTTCCTCTTCAAGTGGACGGTTAACTGGCGTTTTctgggcgaggcgctctttTTGGATCCCCGgacggccaaggcgctcttGGGTGTGCACCTGCTCCTTCTCCTGCTCTTTGGCCTGTACACCTGGACCGGCCTTGGGACCCAAGGCTTTTCGTGGATctggcggcggtggcgcggcgaccgccgtCTTGACCTGACGCCGCAGT ACATCATCTTGACGCTGTGCACGAGCAATTTGATCGGtgtcgcgctggcgcgcagcCTACACTACCAGTTCTACAGCTGGTATGCACACACCCTCCCCCTCCTTGTATgggcctcgtcgctgtgGCTCCCGCTAAAGTACGTCACCCAACTGACCTAG
- the RMD1 gene encoding sporulation protein rmd1 (TransMembrane:1 (o685-711i); COG:U; EggNog:ENOG503NUN9), whose translation MFGEELVTPQRSLSPWAARPDAARDALQTSAHENNTKVILSPLDPEEDESGNVEYKLQILPPSVERFDRLVTQLSWRLMEGGGTCVYELGIRDDGALVGITQDDMRQTLSYLCAMADNVGATISLQRLVTKRSTETGDGEGYDTLHVVTDRAEADDLLSLSHGLPEAEVIGVTPSANDLTIDLATPPSTAAVDVTLPYTQGDKSDTPTVQKPTDAVDIPLPTKGKVPSTTRRQLLDSRRDRRLARFEATIRAGAGHGDTVPHTDAVRRTSNLHAPEHANDTLRFLAEAVITQDHGLFHKILPEAPTPTESAVPADTDGDVHPDLHWDDDADVDDANLARLEHIPEGSMRRDALRLTRKARARLPRVTAYSTATSYKMSELIQWLQARKQSHSTNVLRFDECVYTTYTYQHVDEARGVPSTSPWQLRRNPSYGHSEAPTGDLLGIPELNEDGAENGLQTISEEGEEGARPPAGDRTATRTPSSALHFLPEVFIMEYGTIVIWGMSYIEEKRLLREIRKFEVERLAVEDVESEDLNWYLADYSRSIYNDVITLRRGSSYMTKLSLSHALAQSTKISFFESVIEATIDTTKDIPRSIAESGKVGMPPVDIMKHIGHLFILRMNIHLVGSIVDSPEIFWAQPDLEPLYSAARSYLEIPQRIDLLNIRVEVLQDMLQLLKDQVTSSHSEWLEIIVIILIVLEIILGVTTMLVDLYFA comes from the exons ATGTTCGGCGAGGAGTTAGTAACGCCACAAAG ATCATTATCACCCTGGGCTGCGCGccccgacgcggcgcgcgacgcgcttcaAACGTCTGCCCACGAGAACAACACCAAGGTGATCCTGTCGCCCCTCGATcccgaggaggacgagagTGGAAACGTCGAGTACAAGCTGCAGATCCTTCCCCCGTCCGTCGAGCGCTTTGACCGGCTCGTCACGCAGCTCAGCTGGCGGTTGATggagggcggcggcacgtgTGTCTACGAGCTCGGGATacgcgacgacggcgcgttGGTCGGCATTACACAAGACGATATGCGCCAGACACTATCGTACCTATGTGCAATGGCCGACAATGTCGGTGCGACCATCTCgttgcagcgcctcgtcaccaagcgctcgaccgagaccggcgacggcgaggggTACGACACGCTGCATGTCGTGACGGaccgtgccgaggccgacgaccTTCTCTCTTTATCGCATGGACTGCCTGAGGCCGAGGTGATTGGCGTGACGCCCTCGGCAAACGACCTGACGATCgacctcgcgacgccgccgagcacggcggcggtcgacgtgACCCTTCCTTACACGCAAGGCGACAAGAGCGACACTCCCACTGTACAAAAGCCTACCGATGCTGTGGATATCCCCCTGCCTACCAAGGGCAAGGTCCCCTCTACGACACGTCGAcagctgctcgactcgCGCCGCGATCGCCGTCTGGCACGGTTCGAGGCGACGatccgcgccggcgcggggcACGGCGACACAGTGCCCCACACGGATGCAGTACGGCGAACCTCGAATCTACACGCGCCCGAGCACGCGAACGACACGCTCCGCTtcctggccgaggccgtgaTTACGCAAGACCATGGCCTCTTT CACAAGATCCTGCCagaggcgccgacgccgaccgagTCGGCTGTGCCGGCCGAcaccgacggcgacgtCCATCCCGACCTACACTGGGACGACGACGCAGACGTGGATGACGCCAaccttgcgcgcctcgagcacatTCCGGAGGGAAgcatgcgccgcgatgcgctgcgcctcacCCGCAaggctcgcgcgcggctgccGCGTGTCACGGCGTACAGCACCGCGACGTCGTACAAGATGAGCGAGCTGATCCAGTGGCTccaggcgcgcaagcagTCGCACAGCACGAATGTGCTGCGCTTTGACGAGTGTGTGTACACCACCTACACCTaccagcacgtcgacgaggcgcgcggtgTGCCGAGCACATCGCCCTGGCAGCTGCGTCGGAATCCCTCGTACGGCCacagcgaggcgccgacggGCGACTTGCTGGGCATTCCCGAGCTCAACGAGGACGGCGCAGAGAACGGCCTGCAGACGATCAGCGAAGAGGGCGAGGaaggcgctcggccccCTGCCGGCGACCGCACCGCGACACGCACACCATCGTCGGCCTTGCACTTTCTGCCGGAAGTCTTTATTATGGAATACGGTACGATCGTTATTTGGGGCATGTCATACATTGAGGAGAAGCgcctcctgcgcgagatcCGCAAGTTTGAGGTGGAGCGTCTTGCGGTCGAGGACGTCGAGAGCGAGGACCTGAATTGGTACCTCGCCGACTACAGCCG CAGCATCTACAACGACGTCATCACGTTGCGCCGTGGCTCGAGCTATATGACCAAGCTGTCGCTgtcgcacgcgctcgcccagTCGACCAAGATCAGCTTCTTCGAGAGCGTGATCGAGGCGACGATCGACACGACCAAGGACATTCCCCGGAGTATTGCGGAGAGTGGCAAGGTCGGCATGCCGCCGGTGGACATCATGAAGCACATCGGTCACCTGTTCATCCTGCGCATGAACATTCATTTGGTCGGCTCGATCGTCGACTCGCCCGAGATCTTCTGGGCGCAGCCCGACTTGGAGCCGCTGTACTCGGCTGCACGCAGCTATCTCGAGATcccgcagcgcatcgatcTGCTCAAcatccgcgtcgaggtgctccaGGACATGCTCCAGCTCCTCAAAGACCAGGTCACGTCCAGCCATTCGGAATGGCTCGAAATCATTGTTATTATCCTCATTGTTCTAGA GATCATTTTGGGCGTCACGACGA TGCTGGTCGACTTGTACTTTGCGTAG